The Mytilus galloprovincialis chromosome 2, xbMytGall1.hap1.1, whole genome shotgun sequence genome has a window encoding:
- the LOC143062527 gene encoding uncharacterized protein LOC143062527 has protein sequence MNGIPLNFEWTPGHADIQGNDIADSLAKKGAKEAEKIEEPSEVTRQDIKRAARESVLRKWQNQWESSQRGRNYYNYHQKVCQKIPKDLPSKWSFSITSSLRTGYCDLNDYKSKIIPSSDKNCSCGEPETVEHYLLHCSNYEEARERMRTSIYFITGNIHMDLDTLLGIDEEEINRDNRNEILCHLENYLKESGRFKNTIQQKTL, from the coding sequence ATGAATGGAATTCCATTAAATTTTGAATGGACACCTGGTCATGCTGATATCCAAGGAAATGACATTGCTGATTCACTGGCCAAAAAAGGAGCTAAAGAAGCTGAAAAAATAGAAGAACCATCAGAAGTAACCAGGCAGGATATAAAACGTGCAGCAAGAGAAAGTGTTTTAAGAAAATGGCAAAACCAATGGGAATCAAGTCAACGTGGCAGAAATTATTACAACTATCATCAAAAAGTCTGTCAGAAAATACCAAAAGATTTACCATCCAAATGGTCGTTTTCAATTACTTCTAGTTTGAGAACAGGTTATTGTGATCTAAATGATTATAAATCCAAAATTATACCATCATCAGACAAAAACTGTTCCTGTGGAGAGCCAGAAACTGTAGAACACTACCTTTTACATTGTTCTAACTATGAGGAGGCTAGAGAGAGGATGAGAACATCTATTTACTTCATTACAGGAAATATACACATGGATTTAGACACCTTATTAGGAATCGATGAAGAAGAAATTAATAGAGACAATCGAAATGAGATATTGTGCCATCTGGAAAATTATTTAAAGGAGTCTGGTAGATTCAAAAACACTATACAGCAAAAAACACtataa